A genomic stretch from Pieris napi chromosome 18, ilPieNapi1.2, whole genome shotgun sequence includes:
- the LOC125058640 gene encoding 3-oxoacyl-[acyl-carrier-protein] reductase FabG-like, which translates to MSFKGKVVLITGASSGIGAATAIEFAKNGANVAIVGRNVEKLNKVAENCSKYSKPLVIKADVGDEEECKKMVASVIKTFGKLDVLVNNAGIMRNATILEGNFLEMYDETMKVNVRAHLNVTSLAAPYLVKTKGNIVNISSVAGSMAPIMKGITPYCVSKAALNHFTRCAAVELASEGIRVNTVSPGPVITDIMENAGLTNVKLENYADFLPLKRVSQSVEIADMILFLASDKAVGVTGAEFFVDNGYMIKN; encoded by the coding sequence ATGAGTTTCAAAGGCAAAGTAGTGCTTATAACGGGCGCCAGCTCCGGTATTGGAGCCGCGACGGCTATCGAATTCGCTAAAAATGGAGCTAACGTAGCCATCGTCGGCAGGAACGTGGAAAAACTGAACAAAGTCGCCGAAAACTGTTCCAAATATTCCAAACCGTTGGTAATCAAGGCCGACGTAGGCGACGAAGaagaatgtaaaaaaatggttgCATCTGTCATAAAAACATTTGGAAAACTCGATGTGTTGGTCAACAATGCTGGGATAATGCGAAATGCGACTATTTTGGAAGGTAACTTCTTGGAAATGTACGATGAGACCATGAAAGTTAATGTCCGAGCGCATCTTAACGTGACCTCCCTCGCAGCGCCGTATCTGGTCAAAACTAAAGGTAATATCGTCAATATATCAAGTGTCGCTGGCTCCATGGCACCGATAATGAAAGGTATAACTCCATACTGTGTCTCAAAGGCGGCATTAAACCATTTTACACGCTGTGCAGCTGTGGAATTGGCGAGTGAAGGCATACGAGTCAACACAGTGAGCCCTGGACCAGTTATAACCGACATTATGGAAAACGCTGGATTGACAAATGTTAAGCTAGAGAATTATGCCGACTTTTTGCCACTGAAGCGTGTATCGCAGTCTGTGGAAATCGCTGATATGATACTTTTTTTGGCAAGTGACAAGGCTGTTGGCGTGACAGGAGCGGAATTTTTTGTTGACAATGGTTATATGATCAAGAACTGA
- the LOC125058642 gene encoding 3-oxoacyl-[acyl-carrier-protein] reductase FabG-like, producing the protein MSFKHKVVLITGASSGIGAATAIEFAKNGANVAIVGRNVEKLNNVAGNCSKYSKPLVIKADVGDEEECKKMVASVIKTFGKLDVLVNNAGIMRNATILEGNFLEMYDETMKVNVRAHLNVTSLAAPYLVKTKGNIVNISSVAGSMAPRMKGITPYCVSKAALNHFTRCAAVELASEGVRVNTVSPGPVITDFMDNAGLTNVKLENYADSMPLKRVSQSVEIADMILFLASDKAVGVTGAEFFVDNGYMIKN; encoded by the coding sequence ATGAGTTTCAAACACAAAGTAGTGCTTATAACGGGCGCCAGCTCCGGTATTGGAGCCGCGACGGCTATTGAATTCGCTAAAAATGGAGCTAACGTGGCCATCGTCGGCAGGAACGTGGAAAAACTGAACAACGTTGCCGGAAACTGTTCCAAATATTCCAAACCGTTGGTAATCAAGGCCGACGTAGGCGACGAAGaagaatgtaaaaaaatggttgCATCTGTCATAAAAACATTTGGGAAACTCGATGTGTTGGTCAACAATGCTGGGATAATGCGAAATGCGACTATTTTGGAAGGTAACTTCTTGGAAATGTACGATGAGACCATGAAAGTTAATGTCCGAGCGCATCTTAACGTGACCTCCCTCGCAGCGCCATATTTGGTCAAAACTAAAGGTAATATCGTCAATATATCAAGTGTCGCTGGCTCAATGGCACCGAGAATGAAAGGTATAACTCCATACTGTGTCTCAAAGGCGGCATTAAACCATTTTACACGCTGTGCAGCTGTGGAATTGGCGAGTGAAGGCGTACGAGTCAACACAGTGAGCCCTGGACCAGTTATAACCGACTTTATGGATAACGCTGGTTTGACAAATGTTAAGCTAGAGAATTATGCCGACTCTATGCCACTGAAGCGTGTATCGCAGTCTGTGGAAATCGCTGATATGATACTTTTTTTGGCAAGTGACAAGGCTGTTGGCGTGACAGGAGCGGAATTTTTTGTTGACAATGGTTATATGATCAAGAACTGA